CACTGATATGAAACACTTCGTATCTTTTCTTCGCTTCTTCCAGTAGTTCCTTGTGGGTGTAAGTCTGCTGTCCTTTACCCATAATTTCTCTGATGGCTGAAGCAGGAAGTGCTTTTAAGCAGGGCTCATCACCTACTGTGAACAGCAATCCTTTCTGCTGTCTTTTTTCAAAGGCATCTGTTCTGGTATGAAAAGCGGCAAAATACCAGGCTAAAAGATAGCTCTCTCCGGCATTTCCTCCGCCTCCGGATTCAATGTAAGTGCGGGTAAGCCACATATCCAGTTCTTCATCTCCGGATTCAAACTGCCCGACTTGTAAAGGATAGCCGTCACATTCATGATCTCCAATTCCTAAGAATAGTAAGGCCGGATCCGGGACCCCTCCCTGGATAATTCCTCCCATTAATTTTGGCAGACCTTCTCTGATGAGTTCATGCGGAATATGCCCCATACTTCCTGTAACATCTAATCCTAAAATAATCGGAACAGAATTGGGATGAATTTCTGAATCTCTGGATTCCCTGAAGGAAATACCGTAAGGATTCATGGATTCGTGAGCTTTTCTTTTGGCATTCTGTGTGAAAATTTCACCTGCGGATTTTGTTCCGTATCCTTCTTTACTTGCTCTGTCGTAGCGAGCGTCCATATCATATCTTGTACTTCCCATAGCTAAAAATTTTTTCCAAATAAATATTCAAATCTTTTTCTGGTTACTTCAAGCTGAATATTCAGATTTCTGATTATTAATGATAATTCCATGTCTTTCTGAACAAATTCTTCGGGATTGAAATCCGCAAAAGTCAGACTGTTTCTGTCTAAAGGACTGATATCAATAAGTCCCTCCTGTTCGCGCTCCAATCTTTTTATTTTTAATTTAAGATCTTCAACCCTTCGCCTGTAAATCAATTCGGAATCTCCGCCGATGATTCTGGCTCGGTCTTCTCTTATCTGGTCATTATTCCTTTGTAATGATTCAATAAATCTTGGTTTTAATTCATTTTCCATAGGTTTTATATTTTGTGTTACATATACGCAAAAATAAAATAGCATAGTTTTACAGCCTTATCTTCTGTAAGGCAAAACATTTTTCTATGTTCTTCCGCGTTCAACTAATCCTTTTTTCATCAGAATTAAAATCAGCAGCTAAAAAGTGTGCATAGATTGAAATGGCATACTGATCTCTTTCTTGATCGGATTGAAAGCTTCCTGCCGTTTTCCAATGCCTGGCTTCGGTATTGAATGTATTGGCAAAATATCTTGGTCTTTTCCCCATGTGAAGTATTGTTACATTGGGTGTTTTATCTTTTAAAAATTCCATCATCAGAGTGTCTGCGCCTGTAAAATCTCCTATTATAAATTCAGTATCTGAGAAGTCCAGCTCCTGCAAAGGTTTAACATATAACTGATGAAAGGTTCCCCATGATAAGTTTCCATTTCCGAAAACATAAATCTTTTTTATCATCATTTTTTGTGTTTGGTGTGTGTTTTTACCTTCTCAATTCATCCCTTGCTTCCATCAGCGCAAATCCTAAAAGATTCTGACCATTCCACAGCAAAGGGTTTTCTGCTCTTTGGTCTGTTTCCAGCATTCCGATTCCCCATATTCTATCATAAGGACTGGTTTCTACTAGTACTTTATCTCCGGTAGACAATAGAAATTCTTTAAACTTTTTATTTTGCGAAAATTTTAAAAGATTTCCATTTTTTACAATCTGATATTTATGCTCGTCCCAAAGCTTTGGATCAAAATTTTTTACTTTTCGCCCTAGAGTTTTTGCCTGATTGGGAGTCGCTGACTGTAAGATTTTCTCCAGTGTTTCATGATCATTAAACAATTTCGCTTTTCCAGCCATCATGTAATGTTCTGCAGTCTTATAAATGATATTATCCTCTTCAAATCTCACTGGAAACCATTGACTAAAACATGATTTGGTGATCTCATCTTTTACAGTATGCCCCCAGAAAAAGAGAAACTTGATTCTTTCTTTCTTTCTTTTGGAATCGCTCTTTAATATTTTGAATGGTGTATTTCATTATTGCGTTATTTTTACACAAATTTAAATGAATATCATTTTATCTGCCAAATTTATTTGCGTCTATTTTACACTAATAAATTTAAATAACTGATTATCAATAACAAAAATTTAATTATAAAATTGATGCCCGCTACCAATATTTATCATAAATGACACTTTTCAAATTGATTTTGGCTAAAGCCCATGGAATATTTTTATAAAAAAACGGACTAAAGTCCGTTTCTATTGAATTTTATAAACTGAATGATTGTAATTTAAGGATTGTATACCTGGAAAATATTGGGGCTTAGTAAAACTATTTAATTTCAAAATAAAATCCCTGCTCTTCCAGTTCTTTATATTTCTCCTGATTGAATGTAAAAAGTTTTCCGGGTCTCCCGCTGCCTTCTTTTTTAACGTTATTGGTTTCATTAAGCAATCCATAGCTCATCATTTTTTTGCGGAAATTTCTTCTGTCAATTTCCTGTCCTACAATCGTTTTATAAAGATTTTCAAGGTCTGAAAAAGGAAATTCTTCATTTAGAAGATTGAAGCCAATCGGCTGATATTGAATTTTTGTACGGAGTCTTTTTAGTGCAATATCAATAATATTTTTATGATCGAAAGCCACTACAGGAAGTTTATTGACACTGAACCACTGTGCGTCATCGGCATCAGAATCGGCAAACAGTTCATGATAAGAAGGGTTCACAAGGCCCAGATAAGCCACAGAAACCACTCTATTTCTGGGATCCCGCCCTACGTTACCAAATGTATAAAGTTGTTCTAAAAAATCGGGTTTAATGCCTGCTTCTTCATTCAGTTCTCTTTTTACGGCATCATCCAGATTTTCATCATCCAGAACCAAACCACCCGGAAGTGCCCAGCCACCTTTGAAAGGTTCTATATTTCTTTTGATCAAAAGAAGCTGAAGATCTTTCTTATCGAAATATCCGAAAATAACAGCATCCACAGCCACTTTTATATCTTGTAATTTTTTTGTAGACTCCATAAATTGATTTGCGTTACGAATACACAAAATTACAATTTATCATAACAATAAAAAATATTTAATATATAATAAAAGTTCATACCTTTATATGATCATCGTAACCAACTTAAAACTAAATATTTATGAAAAATCTAATAGTAAGCATTTCTCTGGCTATTTTATTTACAGCCTGTGAGAAAGGAAAGACATCAACTTCAGGTAAAGCTGATTCCGGAGTTGCAGAAAGTGAATGGAAGCCGGTAGATTCTGCAGCTGCTACCAAAGCATGGATGGAATATGCAACTCCAGGTGAGATGCAAAAAATGCTGGCAAAATCTGATGGAACCTGGACAGGAGAAACCACCATGTGGATGGAAAATGGAGGAAAACCCATGATGAGTCAATCTGAAGCGACCAATAAAATGATATATGGCGGGCGCTACCAAATCAGTAATCACAAAGGAAACATGATGGGAATGCCTTTTGAAGGGATGAGTATTGTAGGATATGACAACTCAAAGAAGAAGTTTATAAGTACCTGGATTGATAATATGGGAACCGGAATGATGCACGGAGAGGGTGACTGGAACGCATCAACAAAGTCTGTGGAATTTAAGGGAAAAATGACTGACCCATCAAGACCTGGAAAAGATTGTGATTTCCGAGAA
This genomic window from Chryseobacterium sp. MEBOG06 contains:
- a CDS encoding NUDIX hydrolase, whose product is MESTKKLQDIKVAVDAVIFGYFDKKDLQLLLIKRNIEPFKGGWALPGGLVLDDENLDDAVKRELNEEAGIKPDFLEQLYTFGNVGRDPRNRVVSVAYLGLVNPSYHELFADSDADDAQWFSVNKLPVVAFDHKNIIDIALKRLRTKIQYQPIGFNLLNEEFPFSDLENLYKTIVGQEIDRRNFRKKMMSYGLLNETNNVKKEGSGRPGKLFTFNQEKYKELEEQGFYFEIK
- a CDS encoding DUF1579 domain-containing protein; translated protein: MKNLIVSISLAILFTACEKGKTSTSGKADSGVAESEWKPVDSAAATKAWMEYATPGEMQKMLAKSDGTWTGETTMWMENGGKPMMSQSEATNKMIYGGRYQISNHKGNMMGMPFEGMSIVGYDNSKKKFISTWIDNMGTGMMHGEGDWNASTKSVEFKGKMTDPSRPGKDCDFREVFTFVDDHTQKLEMYGPDSKTGKEYKTMEIKFTRKGK
- a CDS encoding NADAR family protein is translated as MLKSDSKRKKERIKFLFFWGHTVKDEITKSCFSQWFPVRFEEDNIIYKTAEHYMMAGKAKLFNDHETLEKILQSATPNQAKTLGRKVKNFDPKLWDEHKYQIVKNGNLLKFSQNKKFKEFLLSTGDKVLVETSPYDRIWGIGMLETDQRAENPLLWNGQNLLGFALMEARDELRR